The following are encoded in a window of Paenibacillus polymyxa genomic DNA:
- a CDS encoding GNAT family N-acetyltransferase, whose amino-acid sequence MIRKRSYQDDSIIFRLIEQELVPLSHLSAQEMEQIRKELPRRLNRGITFVACRPDNAQVVGFIHVMLHGELLYIDLIAISSAHQGMRYGKKLLEHAEHYGRLRRCKRAKVMVDEDNIRGIHFYLRHQYQMLRYVALSRCHELEKSL is encoded by the coding sequence ATGATTCGAAAACGCAGCTATCAAGATGACAGCATTATCTTTCGTCTCATCGAGCAAGAGCTTGTCCCCCTATCGCATTTAAGTGCCCAAGAAATGGAACAAATACGCAAAGAATTACCCCGGCGCTTAAACCGGGGCATCACTTTTGTAGCTTGCAGACCGGATAATGCACAGGTTGTTGGCTTCATTCATGTTATGCTGCATGGCGAACTATTATACATTGATTTGATCGCAATCTCTTCGGCTCATCAAGGTATGCGATACGGAAAAAAACTGCTGGAGCATGCCGAACACTACGGACGACTGCGTCGCTGCAAGCGGGCTAAAGTTATGGTGGACGAAGACAATATCAGGGGGATCCATTTTTATCTGCGTCATCAATATCAAATGCTGCGCTACGTAGCTCTGAGCCGATGCCACGAACTCGAAAAGTCACTGTAA
- the ilvB gene encoding biosynthetic-type acetolactate synthase large subunit — MSAQIPEVRSTNELREKWMKPEVITGSEILLRSLLLEGVDCVFGYPGGAVLYIYDAMYGFKDFKHVLTRHEQGAIHAADGYARASGKVGVCIATSGPGATNLVTGIATAFMDSVPLVVITGNVISSLIGTDAFQEADITGITMPITKHSYLVRDVEDLPRIIHEAFHIANTGRKGPVLIDIPKDISAAQTLFVPQTEPVTMRGYNPKVIPNKIQLDKLTQAISEAERPFILAGGGVVYSGGHEALYEFVRKTEIPITTTLLGLGGFPSGHELWTGMPGMHGTYTSNQAIQQSDLLICIGARFDDRVTGKLDGFAPQAKIVHIDIDPAEIGKNVAADIPIVGDVKAVLELLNQDVKRADRADAWRAQIQHWKKEKPYSYKDSETVLKPQWVVELLDETTKGGAIVTTDVGQHQMWAAQYYKFNQPRSWVTSGGLGTMGFGFPSAIGAQMANPDRLVISINGDGGMQMCSQELAICAINNIPVKIVIINNQVLGMVRQWQELIYNNRYSHIDLAGSPDFVKLAEAYGVKGLRATNKEEARRAWQEALDTPGPVVVEFVVSKEENVYPMVTQGSTIDQMLMGDE; from the coding sequence ATGAGTGCACAAATTCCTGAAGTTAGGTCAACCAATGAATTACGTGAAAAGTGGATGAAGCCTGAAGTGATTACAGGTTCGGAAATTTTACTCCGTAGCCTGTTGCTGGAGGGAGTAGATTGTGTCTTCGGATATCCTGGTGGTGCAGTGCTTTATATCTATGATGCCATGTATGGCTTTAAGGATTTCAAGCATGTCCTCACTCGGCACGAGCAAGGAGCTATTCATGCGGCAGATGGTTATGCACGGGCGAGCGGTAAAGTGGGTGTCTGTATCGCCACTTCCGGACCTGGAGCGACAAACCTGGTAACTGGTATTGCGACGGCTTTTATGGATTCGGTGCCGTTAGTGGTCATCACGGGTAACGTTATATCTTCCCTGATCGGTACGGATGCTTTCCAGGAAGCCGATATCACGGGAATTACAATGCCGATTACGAAGCACAGCTATCTGGTAAGAGATGTGGAGGATCTGCCGCGAATCATCCATGAGGCATTTCATATTGCCAACACAGGGCGCAAGGGACCGGTGCTGATTGATATTCCGAAGGATATTTCTGCAGCCCAGACGTTGTTTGTTCCACAAACGGAACCTGTGACCATGCGGGGTTATAACCCGAAAGTGATACCCAACAAAATTCAACTAGACAAGCTAACTCAAGCTATTTCCGAAGCAGAACGTCCATTCATTCTGGCTGGTGGAGGAGTTGTATACTCCGGTGGACATGAAGCACTTTACGAGTTTGTTCGTAAAACGGAAATTCCTATTACGACAACATTGCTCGGATTGGGTGGTTTCCCAAGTGGACATGAACTGTGGACGGGGATGCCGGGGATGCATGGAACATACACCTCCAATCAAGCGATTCAACAGTCCGATCTGTTGATCTGTATCGGAGCCCGCTTCGATGATCGGGTAACAGGCAAGTTGGATGGCTTTGCTCCTCAAGCTAAAATCGTCCACATTGATATCGACCCTGCTGAAATTGGAAAAAATGTTGCAGCGGATATTCCTATCGTGGGTGACGTGAAGGCAGTGCTGGAATTGCTGAATCAGGATGTGAAACGTGCGGATCGAGCTGATGCATGGAGAGCGCAAATTCAGCATTGGAAGAAAGAGAAACCTTATTCATATAAGGATTCTGAAACGGTGCTTAAACCACAATGGGTTGTTGAGTTGTTGGATGAAACGACCAAGGGCGGCGCAATCGTAACGACGGACGTGGGACAGCATCAAATGTGGGCAGCGCAGTATTACAAATTCAATCAGCCACGTTCATGGGTCACCTCTGGTGGACTCGGTACGATGGGATTTGGTTTCCCTTCTGCAATCGGTGCTCAGATGGCAAATCCTGACAGATTGGTAATATCGATTAACGGGGACGGCGGTATGCAGATGTGTTCGCAGGAATTAGCCATCTGTGCAATCAATAACATTCCGGTTAAAATCGTAATTATCAACAACCAGGTTCTTGGAATGGTTCGCCAATGGCAGGAATTGATCTATAACAATCGGTATAGTCACATTGACCTGGCTGGAAGTCCGGATTTTGTGAAACTTGCCGAAGCATACGGAGTCAAAGGACTGCGTGCTACGAATAAGGAAGAGGCACGTCGGGCTTGGCAGGAGGCGCTTGATACACCCGGACCGGTCGTTGTCGAGTTTGTAGTCAGCAAGGAAGAGAATGTATATCCGATGGTGACACAAGGTTCGACAATTGATCAAATGCTGATGGGGGACGAGTAA
- the ilvN gene encoding acetolactate synthase small subunit yields MTTKNTIAVLVNDQPGVLQRVSGLFGRRGFNIESITVGQSEEVGLSRMVIVTVGDENNLEQIEKQLYKLVDVIKVIDLSSKPMVARELAMIKVKAEPPQRPEIMGVVETFRAAVIDVGTTSLIVQVIGDTEKIDAMIELLKPYGIRELTRTGVTAMIRGNA; encoded by the coding sequence ATGACAACAAAAAATACCATTGCTGTACTGGTAAATGATCAACCCGGCGTTTTGCAACGTGTGTCCGGCCTGTTCGGTCGCCGAGGCTTTAACATTGAGAGCATAACTGTGGGACAATCGGAAGAAGTTGGATTATCCCGTATGGTCATTGTGACTGTAGGGGATGAGAACAACTTGGAGCAGATTGAAAAGCAGCTTTACAAGCTGGTTGATGTGATCAAGGTCATCGATCTCAGTTCCAAGCCGATGGTAGCTCGGGAATTGGCGATGATAAAGGTAAAGGCAGAACCGCCTCAGCGGCCAGAGATCATGGGTGTGGTAGAAACATTCAGAGCAGCTGTAATTGATGTTGGAACGACGAGCTTGATCGTACAGGTCATTGGCGATACAGAAAAAATTGATGCCATGATCGAGTTGTTGAAGCCTTACGGTATTCGGGAGTTGACTCGAACCGGGGTTACAGCTATGATACGTGGCAATGCTTAA
- the ilvC gene encoding ketol-acid reductoisomerase, with translation MAVTTYYEKDAELSVLKGKTVAVIGYGSQGHAQAQNLRDSGVNVVIGLREGKSADVARNDGFEVLNVADATSRADVVQILLPDETQASVYKNEIEPNLKKGAALLFSHGFNVHFGQIVAPKDSDVLLVAPKSPGHMVRRTYVEGFGVPGLIAIEQDATGQAKEIGLAYAKGIGCTRAGVIETSFREETETDLFGEQAVLCGGVSALVKAGFETLTEAGYAPEMAYFECLHELKLIVDLMYEGGLATMRDSISNTAEYGDYVTGPRVVTEDTKKAMKDVLTDIQQGKFARDFILENQSGRAFLTATRRNEANHPIEVVGGQLREMMHWIKK, from the coding sequence ATGGCAGTTACAACGTACTACGAAAAAGATGCAGAACTCAGCGTATTGAAAGGAAAGACAGTAGCCGTTATTGGTTACGGTAGCCAAGGACATGCTCAAGCACAAAACTTGCGTGACAGTGGTGTGAATGTTGTTATTGGTTTGCGTGAAGGCAAATCAGCTGATGTCGCAAGAAACGACGGTTTTGAAGTTCTGAACGTAGCTGATGCAACAAGCCGTGCAGATGTGGTTCAAATATTGTTACCTGATGAAACTCAAGCTTCTGTGTACAAAAATGAAATTGAACCTAACCTGAAAAAAGGCGCAGCTCTTTTGTTCTCCCATGGTTTCAACGTTCATTTTGGACAAATCGTAGCTCCTAAAGATAGCGATGTATTGCTGGTTGCTCCAAAATCCCCAGGACATATGGTACGTCGTACCTATGTAGAAGGGTTTGGAGTACCAGGGTTGATCGCAATTGAGCAGGACGCAACGGGTCAAGCCAAAGAAATCGGTCTTGCATACGCAAAAGGCATTGGCTGTACACGTGCGGGCGTAATTGAAACCTCCTTCCGTGAAGAAACGGAGACGGATCTGTTCGGTGAGCAGGCGGTATTGTGTGGCGGCGTGAGCGCACTCGTAAAAGCGGGCTTTGAAACATTGACTGAAGCAGGTTATGCTCCTGAGATGGCATACTTTGAATGCTTGCATGAGCTTAAGCTGATCGTTGACTTGATGTATGAAGGTGGATTGGCAACGATGCGTGATTCCATCAGTAATACAGCGGAATATGGCGATTATGTAACTGGACCACGCGTGGTAACGGAAGATACGAAGAAAGCCATGAAGGATGTATTGACTGACATTCAACAAGGTAAATTTGCTCGTGACTTCATCCTTGAAAATCAATCTGGACGTGCATTCCTGACGGCTACTCGTCGTAATGAAGCTAACCATCCGATTGAAGTGGTGGGCGGACAATTGCGTGAAATGATGCATTGGATCAAAAAGTAA